In Drosophila subpulchrella strain 33 F10 #4 breed RU33 chromosome X, RU_Dsub_v1.1 Primary Assembly, whole genome shotgun sequence, the DNA window GTAGTTTTACAGGTGGGCAAGTGGTCGAAAAAAGTTCTTAGCTCTTGAGACTAATATAAGAAATTGCACTGAACCCCACATTATAATATGGTTAAGAGTAAGAAAATATATGGTAACTGGAATATAATAAAGTACTttctgtaaaaaaaaaactttactTGGCTTTGTTTGTACAACTCCTTAGGATTTGCCAACTTGTATGCTCCCCTGTATACTCCATTGGGGGTAAGTCGACCTGTTTGGGCCACATAGACCGTTGTCATCGTTTCCATCTCAAGAGTCTGTGAAAGGGGGCTTCAAACGGGGCCCGACGAGGGGCCAGATGTGGCACACGTGGACGGACGATCGACCCAGAGATCTCTCCATTGTCGAGTCCCAAGATTTCCCATGACCTCTTGGCCACAGCCGAAAAAATCCCCCGTATTTGAAAAACATGATTTTTGAACCCGATCCGCAATCAATGCAATTAATTTCGCATTGAGGGCCCCCCGAAAAAACTAgccctgccacgcccactccgccAGAGACGGGGGGCTTGTGACGCAAACAAAAACCTCAATGGCAGACAAACAAAGTGAAGGTGTACATAATGAGACACATGGACGCGGCACACGTACGCACACTGCCCGGGCCGAAAGAAAAATCCCCCTGGCAAAGAGTTGAGTGGGAGCCACTGGCGGGGGGTGGTGGCGGTTCGGGGAGGGCTCAGCGAGGGTTCAGTTCAGGTGGGGTGGCTCAGAGCCCAGCGGAGCCCAACTACATACGTAATTGATgaaaagtaaatataaatacaaatataagtGTGAATGGGGGAGCTcggccgctgccgctgccgccgccgccgccgccgcctctGCCGCCGTCGCTGCTTCGGCAATCATCGAATCAAATCCAATAACAATTATAAGCGTGGCGCGCACTTCTGACTCCGATttcgattccgattccgattcttTCGCACGACGGCACTTCGTCGACTCCATTGACGTCCGCGCACCGCGACTTTGGCGCtagcgccgactgctctgccgCCGCTCTGCCGTGGAGATAGCACTAGCAGGAGCACCAGCGGTAGCGTCGACTGCGGCTGCGGCAGCGACTGGGACTGCCCCACAGGCGGCCGGCGATTTtcgtataaatataaaattatgcGACGACCCGAGACCATGAATCAGTTTCGCTTAGACACACGCCAATGCCAATTGTCCCGGTTTGTGTTTGTGAACCACCCATCAATCCGCGTTAGACAATCACTACAAACATTCCGAGCATAACCCGGCGGATCCGAGACAGTCCTGACCACTGATCTCCCCAACCATCACCACGCACATCAGTATTATTTACACACACAGCATTCCATTGCCATGGATGGTGCCAAAATAGAACGTGATCCAGCCCCGAAAATGCGACATCACAGTAAGTAGGGGGGTCCAAGGTCCGGGGCTTTCTAGTTCGGCAATTAGATCACCGCTTTCCCACAAGATAACTTTCCCCGTCTTTCGcaattgtttataaaaagaTGATAGGCTGGCTATGACTACGACACGGCTACGGCTACCCCATTACGATATACCCTCGATCGGTTCCCATGATTAATGCTGTGTGTTTGCGCCACTACGCTAGTGTGCTAGTATCTTCTGTCTTATAGGGTGAATCCCCTTCCCGGACGGCGAGTGATCGAGCTGTTAATAATCAGCTTCGACGCTTATGCCAATGCTAGTAAATGGCAAGGTGGAATGAGGATGGTGGAAGGTGCGTTGAGGCCACCTACTTACCTCCAAGCTCCATTAAAATCTTGCCACACATAGTCTTTATAGAAAACACTACAACCCAACTTTTGTATTCAAAGAGGATCTATCAAGTTGACTAGTATCCACGTCTTGCAATCAAATACGTTCCATTGGTATCCCATCACACTTTGTTAACATAGAGTTTTACAGGGCAGTACCTAATATTTACCATTGGTATCATCATAGAGTTCAAAAGGCAGTACATCGTATGTTACTCAAATCAAATATATTCCAATGGTATCCCATTTAAATAAGTTAACATAGAGTTTTACAAGGTAGTATCTAACATTTTCCCTAAACCAAATATTGGTATCCCATCAAAGTTGGTCAACATAGAGTTTTACAAGGTAGTGCTTAACAATCCTCAGATATATAGAACTAGTTTAATCAGTCAACCCGTTCGGATTGTTCCTCCAGAACACGCCTTCTCAACCCTGATAGCTCCCGACCGCTCTTGATTTACTCCGGTCCGGCTATCTCGCCAGATCCCTCACATGACCACGCCAATCGCTCGCGTGCAATCCCCTCCAGCTGCGATCTAATCGTCGATCGGCTCACATGAGTTCCTCTTGGACTGCGGGATCGAATCCAGCTATATGCAGCTATGAGATAAGGACACCATCCACTTTCGCTGGCCGAGATCATAAAGCGGTCTTGGGGCATTAATCATCGGAATCAGAATCGAAATCGGGCCAACAACCAGAACTTTCCAATATCTCGATTACCGGCCAATTAGCGATTATGGCCTTGGCCAGCTGATCGACCgggccagcagcagcagcaacaacaactgctGTGCAGCACGTGCCTTATCGCAGTCGTCGTTGCCGTTGCCGTTGCAGTCGCAGTCGCActcgcagtcgcagtcgccACTCGGCAGCGCAGTCGACGTCGATTGGGCAGCGTTATCAAGTCGCTGACCTACGGCAACATCGCCGTCGACTCGAGCGGAGCAGAGCTGGGCAGAGCGGCCGGCGACTGTTGGTCGAGAGCGGCCCGAGCGGAATCTGAATTATTCAAAAGTCGAGCGGTCCGACTGGATGGTGGGCGGCCAGGTGCTAGCGGCCTGCTGCCGGCCGTCGATGGCTACGTCACCGTTGGCCGCGGACTCCGCCGACGACGTCTGGGAAGCGTCTGGTGGCGAAAAACCCAAATACCTATGAGTAATCTTTCTGGTGAAATTCAGCCAAAAGCGGAGAGGCGGCCGGCGAGAGCGAGAGCCAAAGAGCCACAGAGCCACGAAGCCACGGAGCGTGACAAATGCTCAAaacaatttcaaaaaattgCTCAAGGCCCGATCGGCAGGCAGGCTGCTGTAATTGCACTCACTCGCTCTCTCGCCGCCGATCGATTGGGCCTGGGATTGGGCTGGGAGGTTGAGATACTGAGATACTGAGATACTGTGGCATTGAGTGCGTGAGCGGCTGGCTGCTGGCAGCTGGCGGCGGCTGGCGGCTTACAAATCTTCCAGCGCCGCTGCAGCGGCAGTCACTTAGCCAGCAGCCGTCGAGCAGGAGAGACCGTGGAGTGAGCAGCTCGCAGTCAGCCAGCCAGCTAGCCAGTTAGCCAGTTAGCCAAGTTAGTCAGTGTTAGTGATAGTGATAGGCGCGAGAGTGCGTGCCACCGGACCACCAATGCCAGCCTTTACCTTAAACGGTACGCCCGGGATTTCCCCCAGCTGCATCGTGGCCAACCCCCCCACTAACGCACACCCCTCTCCCCTTTCTTCTCTTCCCCACAGTCAGCCAGCCAAGccaaagcagcagcagcagcagcagcaggaggagcagcaCACACAGCAGCGGCCAGTGGAGCTGGCACAGCCGCCAGGCGCTGCTGGTCATCACAATCCTGGCCGCCGTGATGGCGCCGAACACACAGGCCCGCCATCTGCGGGACAGGGTGGCGTTGGACTACGCCTACGGGGAGGACAACTCCGGACGTTCCTCATCCTCGTCGGCGGGCGACATCCTGCCCGCCTTCGACGTGAACCCGTACCGCGGCCTGGCCGAGAGCTTCGGCGAGGGCAGCTACGACAGCGACCTCAGCATGAGCGAGAGCAGCTACGAGGAGATCGCCCAGGCGGCGATCAGGGCCGCCAGGCGGGAGATGCGCCGCCAGAGGACGCGGCACGCCCGCAGCCACAACCTGCGGCTCTTCGCCAGCAAGTCGGATGTGCCGGAGTGGGAGAATCCCTGCGGCGGCACCTACACGCCGGACGAGAGCCTGGGCGACAGCAGTGCCAGCCAAGGACGGGTGATCAAGCGCAAGGTGAGCAGGGGAGCTGGCTTTAGGGGGGGGGTTACACTTAGAGGGATACCCTCAGATTGATTGTCCTCTTTTGGGGGATGCAATCAGACATTAAGGGGCGGGCTTAGCTACTTAACCAGAGCAGCCTGCGTATTTTGTCACTCCGAAAAGAAGCATTACTCATCGCTGCCCCCTTTCCTTCCCCTTGCAGCACCTCGAAAACCTGCGGAACATCACGATGAGCGAGTACCAAGACATTACCCACCGCGCCACGCTGGAGTACGGCAACCACCAGCACTGGCAGCGCGAGTACAAGTTCCTGCCGAACATGACGAAGCCCACGAGCGCGGTAAGTTGAGTGATGAGGCCGAAAGACCAAAACTGAGACTGCCACTGAGATGGAGGCTGAGACAGAGCGAAGCGGACCTGCTCCGCCCTGGGCGGCGCAGACCAGTTTCCCCTGTCGGCCCGCCTCATTTGCATGCCCTTCCCAGTTCCCACTTCCCAGTTCTCACTTCccagttgccagttgccaACTTCTTGGCTAACCAACTAAAAAGCCAAAGAACTAAAGAACCATTTCCTTTGCAGGTTAAGCTCAAGACCTGGTACCGCCACATGCAGACCTTCGTGGGCAGCTTCTCGTATTTGGGACGGGCGCAGTACAAGTTCCGCAAGGACCAGCAGAAGAGCATCAACGAGGCGGTCACCAAGGAGCTGCACGACCTCCTGGTCAGCGCCCGCTACATGCTCTGCGAGATCGAGTCGACCATCAACTCCTCCTACCCAAACAGCAATGGGGCCAAGCTGAGCCGGGTGAGTCGCCAGGCGATGGAGGACCGCCTCAATTTCCATACGCCCGCCAATGGGTCCGCGGAGGCGGACCAGCGGGACCTTAAGGTCAGCAAGGAGCTGTACTTCCAGTACCTGGACAACGTGTGGAAGACGCTGCACCGGGTGCTGCGGCGCCCGAGACGCAACAGCGCCGAGCGGCGCCACctggcagcggcggcggccgGCCATGGAGCGGAAGCGGGAGCGAGCGGCCTGCGGGCGGGCAGCTCGGAACTGCTCGACCTGGGCTCCTCGAGCGGATCCGGAGGGAGTTCCGGCTCGGACGGCGCCTCGTCCGAGTCCTGAGCTGCGGCTGAGCCTGAGCCTGAGCCAGTCAACCGCGTCAACATCACGCCCTTCCAGTATTACAGCGATTGCTGCATAGTTGCAACATTCCCAGCTTAGCAGCCTTTCCGCTCAGCAGCTTTCCAGCTTCCAAGCCAAATAGAGGACCACCCGACCACCTGACCGGGAGAGAACGAAGAATTTTTGTCGAATGCCATTTAGACACGTACtttagtatttatttatttatttattgagaGCATCGAGTATTAGAGCGCCTTCCATTCCAGTTGCCAAACGGATCGGATGGGGACCAACCCACTCCAATCCACTCCATTATCCCACTCCACCTCCATCTGGCCCAGTGGCCACCTCGACTATTTATTTCCCATTTAGAATATGgctatttttttctttatgtgtagtaatttatttatttatttgtatatcaatattgtatttatatcAATTTATTTGTGAATGGCAAGCTTGTCTTGCCAagaaaaaccaacaaaaaaccagccacaaacaaaaaaatgcttaaatctactgtgatttattttaagtacTTTTTTTGAATAGTTCTTagtgaatgtgaaaaacgattGTGAATGATAACGAAGCAAAGTATTGTACAGATATTCTTGTGCTTAGTTTTAAGTTTGTGCAAAATAAACTTAGAAAAGACAAACAGGACTTGTAATTCATTTGCACCGTTTCAGAGGGCTTGCTTTCACATATGTATATCCTCAGCTAAATAGATGTTTCTAATATAAGCTGAGTAAAAGGAACAGGTGACTGCTTTATCGATATACTGAGGTCTTCTGCTACTTCCGAGCAAGAGCTTATCGAGCTATTTTTATCAATATCAACTCACGTATGACTAACTAAGCCCACCACTAAATGTGGATGCCAATAAAAAAGCTTCGGCATGATTGATTATGatgttattataaaaaaagtgTTAGACATACACCTACTCAAAAAGTTTCGATTATTTATATGACCTATACTTATCATGCGATATCTTATGGATCATCTTTGTCAGTAAATGTATCTAATAGATTAATGTTCTTATCTTCTCGTTTGTAAGTCTTTGCCTCTCCCATCCGAAATGAGTCGGAGCACATGGTTAAAACGTTTTCTTACGTACGGGGAAAGATGATTAACAATATCATAGAAGTAATGTTGACAGAATATATTTGTTGTTCACGAaatgaataaattaaatactcCCTCGCGATTTAAAACAATACAATTAGTTACACCATTGGCGAATCAAGAATTTGGTTGTGAGGCGgatatacaaaatttattgaGTTGAAATTAATGTGAACCAATTTTAGATTATTTAAAAGAAACTTGAGTTTATTGAAAAATCGCTGAGTTTGGGGAAATGTTgttactgtgtttatgctatggATTTTTCGAATTCTGGATGActcttaatttaaaattcccCCAGTTAATGCAACTTAGCCAAGTCcatgcatttatttattatttatttatttatttatataatgctAACAAGTAATTATAAACTAAATGCTAACAATGGGCATGAGCTATAGCAGCTAAAGGCCTTCAGCTCTTCTGGTTTAGTatcatttcattttgttttctttggtCTGTTTGAATCTAGCTTATTTTCTACATGGTTAGATATTtacaatgttttatttttatgcttatttctaatatacatttattattattttattttgttcttgcaatacatttttgattttatttttattctatttaaattatattttattaattatttttgatttgatcaGGAAGTTTGAGATGATGTTGAAGTTATCCATTGTGGGTTAGCTATAGATAGGATGGGATCCAGGTTGTGGAAGGATTGAGAACGCTGTGAGCAGAGGGTGGGGCAAGAACATATTAAATGTTGGATATTTATGCGTGCGTTGTTACACAATGGgcacaaattgtttttagcCGTGTCCAGGTAGTGGGCATTGGTTAAGTTTGTGTGTCCTAGTCTGAttctgtttattattatttgttgccTCCTGCTCAAGGGAGAGTTTTTATGGGGCGAGTATGACGTGGATAATTTAGCAATTTGTTGATACCAGTTAGATGGTGAACTAAGAATGTTAGTCTGCTTATCTTGTGGTTCTTTTTTTAAGAAGTGGGTAATGTCGTTGGAGTTGTTGTTAGCAGTAAGGGTTAATGGAAATTTAGAGGCCAGTTTGGCTACCTCGTCTGCGTTTTCATTACCTACGATTCCTATGGGGCTAGGTCatgtatttattaaataattctctCTCTTAACCGAGATCAAAGAAAAACACCTTCTAACTAGCTGAAATGTCCTAACAAACGCGAAAAATGGTAATATGCTACACCAAAATAGTCCGACAATCTGAGGACGCGTACATTCAGAAAGAATAGCTCCAATTTCCTAAATTTCCACAATTACTACTACTCGTCTCAAAACaactgaatttttttttaattttaaaggggTGCTGCACAAATTAATagggtttcacttttaaatgtatttttaggTGTTTAacagtatgcaacaatatgcTTTTTACTCAGATGTACAATAAATACATTCACTATACACGAGCTGGGCAACAAGTTGAAAACGAGTTGGACAACGTACTATTTTACTTTTACTATTTCAGTAACGATTAAACAAATATCTTCTATTGTCGCAAATTGTATATCCCTTGCTTAATTGTTCTCTCACAGAGTTGCCAAAATTGCGAATCACTATTTCACCCACTAAatctgaaaaaatattaatctTCCTCGTGTAAGCGAATACATAAAATGGTTTTGATGCACATACGTCTTACcttatttcttaaaatgatTTGCGTTACTAACTTGCGATTGAAATTCAAATACCCTCCGCAAGGATATGCAAAGAGTGAAATTACCAACAATAAAGGTAATGTAAAAGGGAGAGAAAATCTATTGCTGCCCATTGGCGTACTCTTGTCACTTTTCGATTAGTATCCGTTAATACTTAGTGTTCTTTGTTATAGCCAGGAATATTTTATGTCATCAGCGATATCAAATTGATAGCCAATCGATCGGTTCCCATTGCGTTTTATGAGGGCTTTCGACACTTCCGATCGGAAGCTGACTATCGGGCACTTATTGACTGTATCTCCTTTATGGCCCAATAAGTTGGGCACTTGACAGTCGGCCGCTTGCCCGATAGAGCCCCCTTAACCCAAATACTCCACAAATGCTTTTGGAGTGGCGCCCCTCAAGCCGCCAAGAGGCACAGAGGATCGTTCGGTTTCCGTTTGCACTCCACGGAGGAATCAGCACGTCCGCTGCCCGCATTCCTTATCGAGGGCGGTCATCTAATCGCGTTATTCATGCCCGCGGCATTCGATGAATGCAGTCCGCGGCCGTTTAATTAACTCATTGAACATATTGGTTTTGGCCAATCAGCCAGTGGTCATAGTCATAGTCACACTGTCTAGGCGGCCAACCGCCGTTGCCTTAGGTGCATGCCAGTGGGTTTTCCGCCCCCGCTCGCAAAATAGGCGCATTACTCATACGACGCGTGGCCGCTGCCTCGCACGATGGCGCGCCCCCTGGCGGCCACTTTGGAGAAGCTGCCTTCAAGCGTTTAGAATTTGTCGGCTGTTGTCAGCGGCGAGCTCCTGCCAGCCCACACTGGGTGCCCAAAGGTAGGCAACATTCTTTTGGCCTCCAGTAAAAGTGTGCTACAATAAGTTAACTCTAATTAAAACAGAAAATAATGGAAAACTGAAAGTAAATACGTACATACATTGAATTCAAAGTTTTGTGTTACAAGTGAATACGTACATTGAATTCAAAGTTTTGtgtaaaatgtttaattaaatataaaacaagggAAAACTCTGATAGTTGATgccatcgactatcagatacccgctACTCAGCTAAGCGCAGTTCGAGGGAGACAGAGTTATTACAAGTAGTATTttcttataactttttaataaatggtccgaattgaaaattttttggcaTGTAGGTGGGACTATATATACTCAAAACAAgatctcatttaaatttttcaaaagtATTAAAAGACATGGGTGTTAGTCttagcgttagagtgggtgaaACAAACATgagctgcgcaagaagctcaaaaAACTACTTGCTAGgccttatagtttccgagagtTCAACGTTCACAcgaacggacatggctagatcgactcggctactgatgttgatcaaaaatatatatagtttctagggtcggaaacgcttccttgtACCTGTTACATGCTTTCCGACGattctagtatacccttttactgtaCTACTAACGGGTACAAATATTTCATGCAAGCCCaaacatttcaaattaattataaatcaAGTTAGACAACAGAATATTTGATATTGGTCGTATTTGCTGAAAATATTGTGCGTCATTAAATACAAGTATCAATTAATTTGGCAACAATTATTGttgaataattttaaaattacacTTTTCCTCGAATCCCCCAGTGGATCCACGCATGGTTCAACCTATTTCGCCCAAAAAATGTATCAATGTCTTTTAATTAATACCATGCCAGCTTTTTGATATATTCACAAGATTTTGTGCGCATTTTCGATTGTATAACATAATTGtatgatttttataaaatttgaaGCCAAAATGTATGTGTCTTTTTTAGCTATCCAACTGTTCCAATGGTCATGACATACATACGCaaataaacacaaaatttCCCATTGCAAGGGAAAGGAAAATAACGCAGAAAAAAGCTCTCCAAAAACCCTATatgtaaaatgtatatttcGTGCACGTAGACAATTTCACTAGtaatttctacattttcaCTGATAGCGCCACCTGGATTAATTTCCCTCTATTACTGCGAGCACAAGCTCTTTATAGCAGGGGCCTTTCAACCAGCGTTCAATCAGCTTGAACTGGTTGAACGGTTTTGTTAACGCCTTCTCGGGGAGTTCTGCTTTTTGGTCGTCATGAAAGGGAGTGCCTGTGGGCGGGGTGCGTGATGTTTTGGCGCCACAGGAGTTACGGTTCCGCCTGTAAGACAGGCTTAGAACGCTCCTGAAGCGGGCGGTGTATAGAGGGGTAGGGAGAAGGGGGTGTGGTACCAAATCAACCGCGTGATGCGATGACAACCAAATTTCAATGCTGGCATTTAGGCACACAGGGTCCACAAATCGTCCATTAATAATTTGAATTAGCTTTTATGCCTGGCCAAACACACGGCGGATCGAGTGAGACGGAGATAGCACACCCATACTGGGATGCGTTGGATCCGTGGGATACGCggacccacacacacacattcacGGAGGACGCATTAAATTCAATTAACAAGACATTGTAAATATTGTCACACCTTTCACAAAAGTCAACACGAGGCCAACACTCGAAACTTGTCGTTGTGTTGTTGCCACTTTATTCTTTTGCATGCTGtgttgccgttgttgttgctttcgcTGGTGTTTGCATATGGATAAAGCGGCCAAAAGGGGCGGGGCTGTGGGCGGCCTACACAACAGAAAAACATGGGCTCCAAATAAACAACAGCCAGCCGTAGATAATTGAAATAGGAGCAGTGTGCATTTCCCAAAAAATAAACTCAGAGATTTCGACATTGCCTGTTTTGGCAGTCTAATGAGAGCAAAAAGTACCCATAAATAATTGATACGGGGGACCACAATAAAACGGTGTACAATTGTTTAAAATCAAATGGAAATGTGCGAAAAAATGgtttaaaatatgaaataatgCTGAAATAATTGGAAAACCAATGTTTGGTAAAAGCATTCGGAATGCAATAACATTGGTATTATGATTTTTCAAAGATTGTTTGCCTTATCGAAAAccgaaatatattttttaaggaaaCTATTGTTATTTTTTCACTGCACTTTGGGGCACAGGACCTGGTAAGCAGTCAGGTAATGGATCAATTCACGActtttcaaagatattttgtatataaaaaaaattaaaagtatttacaAAGGAAATAACTTCTATCTATATGTGTTATTTAGCAACGTTGAGCAAAAAGCACTCGGAATTCAATAACATTGTTATCATGATTTTTCAAAGACACTTTGTTTGTAATGCATATATGTAAGTGCTATTTATTCACTAAAATAACCCATTTCAAAGGAACTTTGGGAACACTTTCGCTCACTGCACAGGGCCTGGTAAGCAGCCAGGTAATGGATCAATTCCCGCCTTGACAACTTGCCAGTTTTGTGATTCCAGTCCCTCTGCCAGGTGCTAAGGTTAGAGGTCACACGGCTATGGGGTATTACGTAGACGTACGTGAGCTGAGCCCAGACTTTCCCCACTTTCCCATGTGTGCGTAATTGTGTCTATTTGATATGTTTGGCCTGTCTGCCACCCAATTCGATGATTGTCGCGACCAGGAGACGCATCCTGCGCGGGGAGTGGGGGGGTAATATGCTTGCCAGCGGATTAGCGGGTCTAGAGGAGATGCATTTCGAACCCGAGTCCTCTGCCACGGAGATGGGACTCCGGGATGCTTGACCTACATAGCAGGAGGGGTAAAAGGGGCACCCAACGCCCAACCCCGAACCCCAACCCGAACTAAACCCAAGCCCACCCCCACAAACTCCGCCCATGTAATTACGGAGCGCTCGGCGACCGACTGGGGGCCACTGGCGCCATTAACCCTAACGAGGCGGCGTCATTTTAATGAATATCGGGTTAATGAATATTTTATAGAAAAATGTGCAATGCT includes these proteins:
- the LOC119557440 gene encoding uncharacterized protein LOC119557440 → MPAFTLNVSQPSQSSSSSSSRRSSTHSSGQWSWHSRQALLVITILAAVMAPNTQARHLRDRVALDYAYGEDNSGRSSSSSAGDILPAFDVNPYRGLAESFGEGSYDSDLSMSESSYEEIAQAAIRAARREMRRQRTRHARSHNLRLFASKSDVPEWENPCGGTYTPDESLGDSSASQGRVIKRKHLENLRNITMSEYQDITHRATLEYGNHQHWQREYKFLPNMTKPTSAVKLKTWYRHMQTFVGSFSYLGRAQYKFRKDQQKSINEAVTKELHDLLVSARYMLCEIESTINSSYPNSNGAKLSRVSRQAMEDRLNFHTPANGSAEADQRDLKVSKELYFQYLDNVWKTLHRVLRRPRRNSAERRHLAAAAAGHGAEAGASGLRAGSSELLDLGSSSGSGGSSGSDGASSES